A DNA window from Eremothecium cymbalariae DBVPG#7215 chromosome 3, complete sequence contains the following coding sequences:
- a CDS encoding uncharacterized protein (similar to Ashbya gossypii ADL329W) has product MTLHNVKRQDLAVGYYKHIPAPDTTYSSSQGLLSQSMPMLALFLRNKFLAWFSVVTAWHSFLTSDPNASSSATSSGDLGPVMKIVMGLMSVVVCYMGLVFPQTVPASPAMKTD; this is encoded by the exons ATGACATTGCACAATGTGAAACGACAGGATCTGGCTGTCGGGTAT TATAAGCATATTCCCGCTCCTGATACAACCTATAGTTCGAGCCAAGGCCTGCTCTCACAGTCAATGCCAATGTTAGCTCTATTTTTGAGAAACAAGTTTCTCGCATGGTTCTCGGTGGTTACTGCGTGGCATTCCTTTCTAACTAGTGATCCCAATGCATCGTCGTCGGCTACCTCTAGTGGTGATCTCGGTCCAGTTATGAAAATCGTCATGGGATTGATGTCTGTGGTGGTTTGTTATATGGGATTGGTGTTTCCCCAAACTGTGCCTGCATCGCCTGCAATGAAGACGGACTAA
- the JID1 gene encoding Jid1p (similar to Ashbya gossypii ADL327W) has product MWYLRVSPLYNHEVTLLLSNRWRISHTWPGCRNYAITEMNVPPPCDREGHRWPTSEYPSPYEVLGLQKGLISFDKLKKQYHRLAKLYHPDISENVVIFSKSQGTSAGKVPSSQLIPLDKNEKLYRFKLINEAYALLSDRSRKEMYDVYKTGWEYGPKRPPMTMTHQTYHGNPTYYNAGTWQDFSDQSNNEPAPKISPWSVLLWIGALAICIEATAFLSKLEDGLHKRYFTQDETERDLALAQLNYGLNTDKWSRLRRFLWFRTWGLYRDQADLDRQAVENEKLLKKLQEKT; this is encoded by the coding sequence ATGTGGTATCTAAGGGTTTCTCCTCTTTACAACCACGAGGTGacattattattaagtAACCGATGGAGGATATCCCATACTTGGCCTGGCTGTCGAAACTATGCTATCACTGAAATGAATGTCCCTCCTCCGTGTGATAGGGAGGGCCACCGTTGGCCTACTTCTGAATATCCCTCGCCATATGAAGTGTTAGGTCTGCAAAAAGGTTTAATAAGTTTTGATaaattaaagaaacagTATCATAGGTTGGCCAAGTTGTATCACCCCGATATCTCAGAAAATGTTGTGATATTTAGCAAGTCGCAGGGAACATCGGCAGGGAAAGTTCCCTCTTCCCAGTTAATACCACTAGACAAGAATGAGAAGCTCTATCGTTTTAAGTTAATAAATGAGGCTTATGCGTTGCTATCAGACCGTTCTCGTAAAGAAATGTATGATGTGTATAAAACCGGTTGGGAATATGGTCCCAAAAGGCCACCTATGACTATGACGCATCAAACTTACCATGGCAATCCTACCTACTACAATGCAGGCACGTGGCAAGATTTTTCAGATCAAAGTAACAATGAACCTGCACCAAAAATTTCTCCTTGGTCTGTGCTGCTTTGGATTGGTGCACTTGCTATCTGTATAGAGGCAACGGCATTTTTGAGCAAGCTTGAAGATGGCTTACACAAGCGGTATTTCACCCAAGACGAAACAGAACGCGATTTGGCCCTTGCACAGCTTAACTATGGCCTAAATACTGACAAATGGTCTCGCTTACGGCGATTTCTCTGGTTCAGAACCTGGGGTTTATACAGGGACCAAGCAGATTTGGACCGCCAGGCCGTGGAGAACGAaaaacttttaaaaaaactACAGGAAAAGACTTGA
- the ARO7 gene encoding chorismate mutase ARO7 (similar to Ashbya gossypii ADL326W), which produces MDFLKPETVLNLDNIRRELIRMEDTIIFNFIERSYFPTCPAVYTAKHKAVPIPGFQGSFLDWALLHMELVHSQLRRFESPDQTPFFPGEILKPILPPIDYPQILGDYANGVNYNETIKANYIEKIVPLLSKTDGDSFENLGSVAMCDLDCLQALSRRIHFGKFVAEAKFRANKEKYTQLIIDRDIKGIVATITNNAVEQAILNRLKLKAEVYGVDPSDKNGDKKVTPEYLVRIYKEFVIPLTKEVEVDYLLRRLG; this is translated from the coding sequence ATGGATTTTCTTAAGCCAGAAACAGTTTTAAACTTAGATAACATTAGGCGTGAACTAATTCGAATGGAGGATACCAttatcttcaacttcatcgAAAGATCGTACTTTCCAACATGTCCAGCCGTATATACAGCGAAACATAAGGCTGTGCCCATTCCGGGATTTCAAGGTTCGTTTTTGGACTGGGCGCTTTTGCATATGGAGTTAGTGCACTCGCAATTAAGAAGGTTTGAATCCCCAGATCAGACACCGTTCTTTCCGGGGGAGATCCTCAAGCCCATTCTACCGCCTATAGACTACCCTCAAATTTTGGGTGATTATGCAAATGGTGTGAATTACAATGAGACAATCAAGGCAAACTATATCGAGAAGATAGTTCCTTTACTCTCGAAAACGGATGGCGATAGTTTTGAGAACTTGGGGTCTGTGGCGATGTGTGACCTTGATTGTTTGCAGGCTTTAAGCAGAAGGATTCATTTTGGTAAGTTCGTTGCTGAGGCGAAATTTCGAGCTAACAAAGAGAAATACACACAATTGATCATAGATAGAGAcattaaaggaattgtAGCTACTATAACCAATAATGCAGTGGAGCAGGCTATCTTGAACAGGTTGAAACTAAAAGCAGAAGTTTATGGTGTTGATCCGTCTGATAAGAATGGTGATAAAAAAGTGACACCAGAGTATTTGGTGCGGATTTATAAGGAATTCGTTATCCCGTTGACAAAGGAAGTAGAAGTTGACTATTTATTGCGAAGACTTGGCTGA
- the BRR1 gene encoding Brr1p (similar to Ashbya gossypii ADL325C): MSHTSGPLDPIFGQSRSFDCSGEEVNPDVVKYLEFVRNEALRTNATNSRQVAAGRKRVEISYEDDVPNLIDSELSDRAIELPFDVDEAIEWFKSLRHYAQSSSEPSQGYNKETLEFLLFSLKQYIDSKNDSGDEMKNLAELLKDVKPVKEIDSLELDEKWAQKLILRLTRRNFASLENLKLKINSVIPIPTRDKAWRVHIPLNEPTHEFFHRMSSQQLFELVRYMDENLTVELQSSNAVDYSQWLFYLLLHLPDHLTASGVSKVRSLAKKAREFVVNKNSNAPLLEFPSEMLHEELPTAQMTSVHLVLVVVSVIYGQRDLLRY, translated from the coding sequence ATGAGCCATACAAGTGGCCCATTAGACCCAATATTTGGCCAGTCTAGGTCATTTGATTGCAGTGGCGAAGAAGTTAACCCTGATGTAGTGAAATATTTGGAGTTTGTAAGGAACGAAGCATTACGCACTAATGCAACAAATTCCAGACAAGTTGCAGCTGGTAGGAAGAGGGTTGAAATCAgctatgaagatgatgtGCCGAATTTAATCGACTCAGAATTGTCAGATAGGGCTATAGAATTACCATTTGATGTGGATGAGGCAATTGAGTGGTTCAAATCTTTACGACATTATGCCCAAAGTTCAAGTGAACCGTCTCAAGGCTACAATAAAGAAACTTTGGAGTTCCTTTTATTCAGTTTaaaacaatatattgattccaaaaatgATAGTGGTGATGAAATGAAAAATCTAGCTGAACTTCTTAAAGATGTAAAACCagtaaaagaaatagatTCCCTTGAACTCGATGAAAAGTGGGCTCAAAAGCTTATCCTAAGGCTCACAAGACGCAATTTTGCCAGTTTAGAAAATCTAAAACTTAAAATAAATTCTGTAATTCCCATTCCTACTCGAGATAAAGCTTGGAGGGTCCATATCCCATTAAATGAACCTACCCACGAATTTTTCCATAGGATGAGCTCACAACAGTTGTTTGAACTAGTACGCTACATGGACGAAAATCTAACCGTTGAACTCCAATCCTCTAATGCTGTTGACTATTCTCAATGGCTGTTTTATTTGCTTCTACACTTACCTGATCATTTAACGGCGAGTGGGGTGTCCAAAGTAAGGTCATTAGCTAAGAAAGCCAGGGAATTTGTTGTGAATAAAAATAGTAATGCTCCCCTACTCGAGTTCCCCTCTGAGATGTTACATGAAGAACTGCCAACTGCTCAAATGACATCTGTGCACTTAGTATTAGTTGTTGTTAGTGTAATATACGGGCAGAGAGACCTTCTACGATACTGA
- a CDS encoding uncharacterized protein (similar to Ashbya gossypii ADL324W): protein MVKRKRDDDCNISPAINLPENHIICNDPPCNGLLIEVHLYPSHVEQHHDNICIKCGKNLPTQRLLERHQDEVHNPFK from the coding sequence ATGgtaaaaaggaaaagagATGACGATTGTAACATATCACCTGCTATTAATCTTCCAGAAAATCATATAATCTGCAATGATCCGCCATGTAACGGATTGCTAATTGAAGTCCATCTCTATCCATCTCATGTCGAACAGCATCACGATAATATTTGCATTAAATGTGGTAAAAATTTACCTACCCAAAGGTTGTTGGAGAGACATCAAGATGAAGTTCACAACCctttcaaataa
- the TFB4 gene encoding TFIIH/NER complex subunit TFB4 (similar to Ashbya gossypii ADL323C) has translation MDAIAESTFQVNKSKPQLVEDTPSLLTLVIDTNPKLWADLDKEVGQEGQLLQALKSIIIFLNAHLSFNNSNQVSVIAAYSRGIKYLYPPADELEDMSEKKTLHEDKSIINRDMYRGFRNVDETVVEELYKLFIQEINDQENSKIQPIKSTLSGAMSAGLTYINRIVKENESTSLKSRLLVITCGSNAGKDEIFQYIPIMNCIFSATKMRCSIDVVKIGGTEESTFLQQATDATNGNYLHVENTEGLIQYLSTAMFIDPSLRQWIVKPNQSAVDFRTSCYLTGTVVAIGFVCSVCLCVLSIIPPENKCPACDAEFDEKVVAKLKRKPVIPGLVKKRKQKIVK, from the coding sequence ATGGACGCCATTGCAGAAAGTACATTCCAGGTTAACAAGAGCAAGCCTCAGCTAGTAGAGGATACTCCGTCGTTGCTTACTCTTGTAATAGATacaaatccaaaattgTGGGCAGACTTGGATAAGGAGGTGGGCCAGGAAGGGCAGCTATTACAAGCCCTGAAATCtatcataatatttttaaatgcTCATCTATCATTTAACAATAGCAATCAAGTTTCAGTTATTGCTGCATATTCTAGAGGTATTAAATACCTATATCCTCCCGCTGATGAGTTAGAAGATATGTCTGAGAAGAAAACGTTACATGAAGACAAGTCGATCATCAATAGAGATATGTACAGAGGATTCCGAAATGTAGATGAAACAGTGGTAGAAGAACTCTACAAACTTTTTATACAGGAGATTAATGATCAAGAGAATTCCAAGATACAACCCATCAAGAGTACATTATCGGGAGCAATGTCCGCTGGGTTGACATATATTAACAGAATagtaaaagaaaacgaaAGTACAAGTTTGAAGTCACGTTTATTAGTTATTACATGCGGCAGTAACGCAGGTAAAGATGAAATATTCCAGTATATCCCAATTATGAACTGTATCTTCTCTGCAACTAAAATGAGATGTTCCATTGATGTTGTGAAGATTGGGGGAACGGAAGAATCAACATTTCTGCAACAAGCTACTGATGCTACAAATGGTAATTACTTACACGTTGAGAATACCGAAGGTTTAATCCAATATTTGTCGACGGCTATGTTTATCGACCCATCATTGAGACAGTGGATCGTGAAGCCAAACCAAAGTGCAGTAGATTTTAGAACTTCGTGCTATTTAACTGGGACGGTTGTCGCTATAGGATTCGTTTGCAGTGTTTGTCTCTGCGTACTCTCAATTATACCACCAGAAAACAAATGTCCTGCTTGTGATGCAGAATTTGATGAGAAGGTAGTAGCTAAATTGAAACGAAAGCCAGTAATACCTGGCTTAgtaaagaaaaggaagcaGAAAATTGTTAAGTAA
- the SIF2 gene encoding Sif2p (similar to Ashbya gossypii ADL322C), producing the protein MSLTSEELNYLIWRYLQESGHEVSALSMQEETRVLEFDEKYKEHIPIGTLVNFVQKGILYTESELLVRYDGNVMPVDPSHYEKDFNLVQALEVDKQRFPELVARGRFALKHEEEKEPDIQIKDEGIGKDSDDSFIKTLQCLYTFPAGYVSQWNPKFGTVFACGHRDSQASIIYFEEFEDKWTIKDTYSLVHPNVSEKQNEVTCLEWSPNGESLLTGVENGELRLWSMEGKLQNILSHHKAPVVCIKWNIDQTHVLTCDVENVTIVWNALSGTALQHFNFREPGSTESLGVDITWIDQDKFAIPGLHGSILIFNIGVSKPIGKLLGHTQTLTTLSYNSENQLLLSASDDYTLRIWRGGNINPSNTFYGHTQSITSAQWINEDTIISTSMDGSISVWSIKFSSPIATATVDGLPNFTGSLSPDKLKFATGTMDGEVTVYDIKKLLNSLKGHGMSANTVSNSISIPVIGDYQSNKEGSYVVHIAWSQDSKRLSVSYSLGDVAMISLV; encoded by the coding sequence ATGTCGCTAACCAGTGAGGAACTCAACTACCTTATCTGGAGGTATCTTCAAGAGTCTGGTCATGAAGTTAGCGCACTATCAATGCAGGAGGAAACTCGTGTGTTGGAGTTTGATGAAAAGTATAAAGAACATATACCTATAGGCACTCTGGTTAATTTTGTTCAGAAGGGCATTCTGTATACTGAAAGCGAGCTTTTAGTTCGATATGATGGTAATGTAATGCCTGTAGATCCAAGCCATTATGAGAAGGATTTTAATTTAGTACAGGCTTTAGAGGTGGATAAACAAAGATTTCCAGAACTAGTTGCAAGAGGGAGGTTTGCATTGAAGcatgaagaagaaaaagagcCTGATATACAAATTAAGGATGAAGGGATTGGGAAGGACAGTGATGATTCATTTATCAAGACTTTACAGTGCCTGTATACTTTTCCTGCAGGTTATGTATCGCAGTGGAATCCAAAATTTGGGACGGTATTTGCTTGTGGTCATAGAGATTCACAAGcatcaataatatactTTGAGGAATTTGAAGACAAGTGGACTATCAAAGATACATACTCGCTTGTTCATCCTAATGTATCTGAAAAGCAAAACGAAGTAACGTGCCTCGAATGGTCACCGAACGGAGAAAGCTTATTAACCGGTGTAGAAAATGGAGAATTGAGGCTTTGGTCCATGGAAGGAAAGCTGCAAAACATCCTTAGTCATCATAAGGCTCCAGTGGTGTGTATAAAATGGAATATTGATCAGACTCATGTACTGACCTGTGATGTAGAAAACGTGACTATAGTATGGAATGCGTTATCTGGTACTGCGTTACAGCATTTCAATTTCAGAGAACCGGGTAGTACCGAATCGCTTGGCGTCGATATTACATGGATAGATCAGGATAAATTTGCCATTCCAGGGCTACATGGTtctatattaatttttaatatcgGCGTAAGCAAGCCAATTGGGAAACTATTAGGACATACCCAAACGTTGACTACCTTGTCTTATAATTCAGAAAACCAGCTATTATTAAGTGCTTCTGATGACTATACGCTGCGTATTTGGAGGGGCGGGAATATTAATCCATCTAATACTTTCTATGGCCATACCCAGTCTATCACATCCGCACAGTGGATTAACGAGGATACGATTATATCTACTTCAATGGATGGATCAATCTCTGTGTGGTCAATAAAATTCAGTTCTCCAATTGCAACAGCTACTGTAGACGGTCTACCCAATTTTACTGGATCTTTGTCGCCTGATAAACTTAAATTCGCTACAGGTACAATGGATGGTGAAGTGACAGTTTATGATATTAAGAAGCTACTAAATAGTTTAAAAGGCCATGGAATGAGTGCCAATACAGTTTCTAATTCAATTTCTATCCCTGTAATAGGCGATTACCAATCAAATAAGGAAGGTAGCTATGTAGTGCATATTGCTTGGAGCCAAGATAGTAAAAGGCTAAGTGTCTCATATTCACTGGGTGATGTAGCTATGATATCTTTGGTATGA
- the EXO84 gene encoding exocyst subunit EXO84 (similar to Ashbya gossypii ADL321W): MVDFSLRKARNNWNKLSSPGRTKQQDPPKQLKSNAYEDFAAVPRDSLKLPEIGVKDRRKVGTSMQRRLSVHNAKYVPPTIDFSNAPALPTGEFPLRDNSLLPPELIKPNQKRMPLDIYEGRSLRDILSDPKFLAKRFVHEKLGDATALEVDQFSSNLNDLSLEIEEEIKTNINKSYNEIMIVNMELGVACTELDELRSKVKQLQVVMDQFTSMAEKRLQLEKEQFRNSASSILTTKSSSTTSSLLPPVKSTNNNKDRTSVYMLEKMWTTELSSLFKSVEGAQKYISRDSGRHILMESSHWVEINIATLKPMHNVHIFILNDMILVAANRQEKNNELVADQCCFLRDLSVNEEQNYTLSFQFGNKNHFLYRSRTAAEYEKLLSELKAAKDELRDIYEAEEDNARKLRNSFTYLQSTQQSPVRDVSSPAKGHSRQRSLGTVHTTPDRSQMHQESLLQNISLSMHARSRSGDVNQATIKLKLADEELEELNVPVTRMNFEYAIRKLRSIESILNGIVAGTEEEVMLLDLLKMKCNQNRNTITQKLTHVINTEHLDAEKLEKSAKSLISLGMPVDALQLFLNNRSNLIQDLVLQVGVHDNSNSYITQVAVIRFQTIKKVAIQFQRLFEGETAKYSSVLVSWCNDEVDKHFNLMKKQLINDDQLTPQAIKISRKQIDELKTVGMDFVYKLDDFLKVHSNKIHYK, from the coding sequence ATGGTAGACTTTTCTTTAAGGAAGGCTAGAAACAATTGGAATAAATTATCATCTCCTGGAAGgacaaaacaacaagaTCCCCCTAAGCAACTAAAATCCAATGCCTATGAAGATTTTGCTGCTGTTCCCAGAGATTCGTTAAAACTTCCAGAAATTGGGGTCAAAGATCGTAGGAAAGTTGGTACTTCTATGCAAAGAAGGCTGTCTGTGCATAATGCGAAATATGTTCCTCCTACAATTGATTTCTCTAACGCCCCAGCGTTACCAACAGGTGAGTTCCCTTTGAGAGATAATTCTTTGCTTCCACCTGAGCTTATAAAACCAAACCAGAAGAGGATGCCATTAGATATATACGAAGGTCGGTCATTACGTGATATTTTAAGTGATCCAAAGTTTCTGGCTAAAAGATTTGTTCATGAGAAGTTAGGCGATGCTACTGCGTTAGAGGTTGACCaattttcttctaatttaaatgatttatCTTTAGAAATTGAggaagaaattaaaaccAATATTAACAAGTCATATAATGAAATTATGATTGTAAATATGGAACTAGGTGTTGCTTGTACTGAGTTAGATGAATTGAGATCCAAAGTTAAACAATTACAGGTGGTGATGGATCAGTTTACTTCTATGGCAGAAAAGAGGTTGCAGTTAGAGAAAGAACAGTTTCGGAATAGTGCAAGCTCGATACTTACTACCAAGTCGTCATCTACTACATCATCACTTCTTCCTCCTGTAAAGTCAAcgaataataataaggaCAGGACAAGTGTTTATATGTTAGAAAAAATGTGGACCACAGAATTGAGCAGTCTCTTCAAGTCAGTTGAGGGCGCCCAAAAGTATATTTCTCGAGATTCAGGAAGGCATATCTTAATGGAATCCAGTCATTGGGTAGAGATTAATATTGCTACCTTAAAACCTATGCATAATGTTcacatttttattttaaatgaTATGATACTTGTTGCGGCTAATCGGCAAGAAAAGAATAATGAGTTGGTTGCAGATCAATGCTGTTTTTTGAGGGACCTATCTGTGaatgaagaacaaaattACACGTTATCATTTcaatttggaaataaaAACCATTTTCTGTACAGGTCTAGAACAGCTGCTGAATATGAAAAACTCCTCAGTGAACTAAAGGCCGCTAAAGATGAATTGAGGGATATTTATGAGGCAGAGGAAGACAATGCACGAAAGTTAAGGAACTCGTTCACTTATTTACAATCAACTCAACAATCCCCCGTTAGAGATGTAAGCAGTCCAGCGAAGGGACACAGTCGGCAAAGATCCCTTGGTACTGTACATACAACACCAGATCGTAGCCAAATGCATCAAGAAAGCTTATTACAAAATATTAGCCTGTCGATGCATGCTCGATCCAGGTCTGGAGATGTAAACCAAGCTACgattaaattaaaattgGCAGACGAAGAGTTAGAAGAACTAAACGTTCCTGTTACTAGAAtgaattttgaatatgctATAAGAAAACTCCGCTCAATTGAGAGTATACTGAATGGAATAGTAGCTGGAACTGAAGAAGAGGTTATGCTATTagatttgttgaaaatgaagTGTAATCAAAACAGGAATACGATCACACAGAAATTAACCCATGTTATTAATACAGAGCACTTAGATGCTGAAAAGCTCGAAAAAAGTGCAAAATCTTTAATTTCTTTGGGTATGCCAGTGGACGCATTgcaattatttttaaataacaGATCCAATTTAATTCAGGACTTAGTTTTACAGGTTGGAGTACATGATAATTCTAATTCGTATATTACTCAAGTTGCAGTGATTAGGTTCCAGACTATAAAAAAAGTTGCAATCCAGTTTCAAAGACTCTTTGAGGGTGAAACCGCTAAATATTCATCAGTTCTGGTGAGCTGGTGTAATGATGAGGTTGACAAGCATTTtaatttgatgaaaaaacAGCTAATAAACGATGATCAGTTAACACCTCAAGCAATCAAAATCTCCAGGAAACAAATCGATGAGTTGAAAACTGTCGGGATGGATTTTGTGTATAAACtggatgattttttaaaggtACATAGTAACAAAATTCACTACAAATGA
- a CDS encoding uncharacterized protein (similar to Ashbya gossypii ADL320C) — protein sequence MFECIKVDYTKNPLSDKVILPQQILEELIGSGSHDVFDESKPLTLAIDVFRKEDGERLGSAVVGVREFSLLDINEIVVPWLVAYKLGILDNVDCTVMDYKLLRELPNGTSIELEPLGAIKWENLINDPAKYMDSTVDNSITRKFFFDELHVRSFLEARWNNTLTSVVDGEYMLVSGEENGRVAKEIYKFKIHRLEPAKIVCVVNTDLDLNIIGSFEVPVDARGIEGTSIFMDEDLQELQVIDASLNEPISVQPGQKVIYRVRNDGQVRIEILSNDMDESFQLMTSPNDLVRKECFTSTTLLSASMESKEGINSGSKISLTNADTSYILPFYLSKPSLSSYSFIVVTDDLADSKKSIVDENLIVCQSCKKGILKDAYLLHELHCQRSTKICTICNKKYLLCKKIPEQHWHCSFPSCGSHGDTDISYQSHLNWFHESATCTDCDEKFPNLVELSRHRSSSCPKGLHYCQFCHLIVPRGESNIESKYFNLSGHEYRCGTKTIDCEKCGRSIRKLEIASHLSLHALDRKVKARSTVLRKCSNENCSRVGPSFNNLYNLCDACFGPFYSTDDDKNGRKFKSRIERRYVIQLSRGCGFSFCKNPECKSSGLISFPDMKALINHVNEDLLNRDEFRLCVDESNTKRKLLGDIFYDTQPGKYSIEWVYKAAYESSANDLETLHSWLAENAVTEAEE from the coding sequence ATGTTTGAATGTATTAAAGTTGATTATACTAAGAATCCTTTGAGTGACAAAGTAATACTCCCGCAGCAGATATTGGAAGAGCTTATAGGGTCAGGGTCACATGATGTTTTCGATGAGTCAAAACCGTTGACATTAGCAATAGACGTCTTCCGGAAAGAGGACGGGGAACGTTTGGGGTCAGCTGTTGTTGGTGTAAGAGAGTTCAGTTTGTTAgatattaatgaaattgTGGTACCATGGTTAGTTGCGTACAAATTGGGGATTTTAGATAATGTGGATTGCACCGTTATGGACTACAAGTTGTTAAGAGAATTACCCAATGGGACTTCTATAGAATTGGAACCTCTAGGGGCTATAAAGTGGGAGAATCTGATAAATGATCCAGCCAAATATATGGATTCGACAGTAGATAATTCTATTACTAGGAAGTTCTTTTTCGATGAGTTACATGTCCGCTCCTTCTTGGAAGCTCGATGGAACAACACTTTAACGTCTGTTGTGGATGGTGAATATATGCTAGTATCGGGAGAGGAGAATGGACGAGTAGCAAAGGAAATTTATAAGTTTAAAATCCACCGCTTAGAGCCTGCAAAGATAGTCTGTGTTGTCAATACAGACTTGGATTTAAACATTATCGGCTCGTTTGAAGTACCTGTTGATGCACGAGGGATTGAAGGGACCAGTATTTTTATGGATGAAGATTTGCAGGAACTTCAGGTTATAGATGCTTCATTAAATGAACCAATTTCTGTGCAACCTGGTCAGAAAGTTATTTATAGAGTCAGGAATGATGGTCAAGTGAGGATAGAGATTTTAAGCAATGATATGGACGAATCATTTCAATTAATGACTTCTCCAAATGACCTAGTCAGAAAGGAGTGTTTCACAAGTACCACATTGCTTTCAGCTAGTATGGAGTCTAAAGAAGGAATCAATTCTGGTTCTAAGATCAGTTTAACCAATGCAGATACTTCGTATATTTTGCCTTTTTATCTTTCCAAACCGAGtttatcatcatattctttCATAGTTGTTACTGATGATCTTGCAGACTCGAAGAAGTCTATTGTAGATGAAAATTTAATTGTTTGCCAATCCTGTAAAAAGGGAATTTTAAAAGATGCGTATTTATTACATGAACTACATTGCCAAAGATCGACAAAAATATGCACAATATGTAACAAAAAGTACCTTCTTTGCAAGAAGATTCCAGAACAGCATTGGCATTGTAGTTTTCCATCTTGTGGTTCACATGGTGACACAGATATTAGTTACCAAAGTCATTTGAATTGGTTTCATGAATCTGCAACCTGTACAGATTGTGATGagaaatttccaaatttggTAGAACTTAGTCGACACAGAAGTTCTTCCTGTCCTAAGGGCCTCCACTATTGTCAGTTTTGTCATTTGATCGTTCCTCGTGGTGAAAGCAACATTGAATCAAAGTATTTTAATCTATCTGGTCATGAATATCGCTGTGGTACTAAAACAATTGATTGTGAAAAATGCGGAAGATCTATTAGAAAATTAGAAATCGCATCCCATTTAAGTTTACATGCTCTGGATCGTAAGGTCAAGGCCAGGTCGACAGTACTTAGAAAGTGCTCCAATGAAAACTGCAGTCGGGTGGGACCATCATTCAACAACCTATATAATCTATGTGATGCATGCTTTGGGCCATTCTACTCAACTGACGATGACAAAAATGGCCGTAAATTCAAATCGAGAATAGAACGGAGGTACGTGATACAGCTAAGTCGTGGCTGTGGGTTTTCCTTTTGCAAAAATCCCGAATGCAAATCTTCTGGTTTAATATCGTTTCCGGACATGAAAGCACTAATAAATCACGTCAATGAAGATTTACTAAACCGAGATGAATTTCGATTATGTGTGGATGAATCCAATACGAAACGCAAACTGCTAGGAGATATATTCTATGACACACAGCCCGGAAAATACTCCATAGAATGGGTATATAAAGCGGCGTACGAATCCTCTGCTAATGATCTTGAGACTCTCCATTCGTGGTTAGCAGAAAATGCAGTTACAGAAGCAGAGGAatga